The nucleotide window AGGCATAGTCAGGAGTTTGGTTAAAGAGAAGCTGAAATGGAGTTTTCATGTTTGTAATAGGTAATGGTAGGCGGTTAACAAGAAATGCAGTTGTAAGAAAAGTAAAATCCCAAAACTTGAGAGGAAGGCTAGCATGAGCAAGTAAGGTGAGACATATCTCCACTATGTGACGATATTTTCGTTCTACTCTCCCATTTTGCTGATGAGTGTGAGGACATGAAATGTGATGATCAATTCCACATGACTTTAAGTAAGTAGATAAGGATCtatattctcctccccaatcactTTAAAAGACCTTTATGGGTCACTTAAATTGTCTATcaacaagtttttgaaagtctcaaaaaatagacaaaatttAAGACtttcttttaataataaataaccAAGTGAACCTTGAATATTTATcaacaaaattaacataataataatatccTTGTATGAAAGCAATGGGCAgagggccccaaacatcagaaaataTAAGATCTAATGGTCCATTTATTTCATGAGTTGAACTAGAAAAAGGTAAAGTGTGACTCTTCTTCATTTGACATGCTTCACACAAAGAGTCAAATTTATTGAAACTAGAAGGAAGCCCTTATTTACTAAGGACATGTTGCACGATTTTAATGGAAGGATGCCCAAGTCGCTCATGCCATTTTTGCCACGTAGTTCATTCACCAAGTAAAGTTGTTGTTGACGCCCAATATCTCCCAAGTGTAGCATGTAGAGCTTGTGCTCATTGTTTCCCTTGAGAAGAACATGCCCTATCTTGGCATCCTTAACATAACAAAATTGCAGGGTGAAATTCAAGCAACACATCATTATCTTTTGTAAACTTGTGTACTGAAAGCATATTTTTGGTGATAGAGGACACATGCAAAATATCTTTCTTTATGAGCTTGGAATCAAAATGAGAGAAAACAGAAGTAACAATGTGGTTAATGTTCAAACCTTGGTCATTTCCAATGCGAACTTGATCTCCTCCATTGTAGTTGCATTGGATTGTCAAGTTGTTGAAATCTGGTGTTAGATGGTGGGTGGCTCCAAAGTTAGGGTACCATTCTCCATGATCAAATGACCCATAGACATCAACGGTATGTGCTTCAATAGAAGGAGCGCCATCAAATTtctgaattttatatgttttgcaCTTCAAAGCACCATAGCCAGGCTGACGACATGGTTGACAAACTGTGTGGCAATTTGCAACAATATGACCATTATTTCCACAAGCAAAACAAGATCCAGCCTAATTTTTCGAAGAACGATCTTGAGTTTTATTGTGACCTCTGTTATGCTTAAAGTGATTTccaccaaaattttggtttttcataGTAAAATTTAATGATGGGGTTCCAATAGGAAGATTACAGCTTCATCCAATTGCACTTCATGAATAAGCAACATAGCAAGCAAGTCTTCCAGATTAATAGGATCGACTCTAGTATTCAACGCAGTTCTAAGAGACCCATATTCTCCTGATGGTAAACCAATCATAATGCAGGtgatcaaatcatcatcatccacTGGTTTGAATGCCAGTGCTAATTGGTAAGCATTACTTTTTGCTCTACAGAAATATTATGAAATAGTTTCGGTGCATTTTCTTAAATTCTGAAGTTGGTTTTTCAATTGCTGGATTCTAGCTCTTGAGCGAGCAGCATACATAAGCTTGAGGACATTCCATAATTCATGAGAGGAAGAAATTCCCACAACATGATTACGAACAAGATCAGTTAAAGATGAAAGAATCCAACTTAATCAAGCTGATCTAATATATACCATTCATCATATTTTAGATTGCGACGTTATAAGTCATTGTTGTCATCAATCCATTCAGATGGACATGGTTGTTTACCATCTATGAAACTCATGAGATTATAACTCTTAAAGAGAGGCATAAACTGAGATTCCCAAATCAAATAATTGTCTGATGTAAGCTTAATTGAAAACAGATACTGAAGATTTGTAGGCGCAGGAAGAACTGGAAAAATCTAACTTGTAGTTTGAGATGTATATGGTGTAACAGACTCTGATGCGTAATTGCCATTGTTTTTAGCCATTTTTGAACGAATGTTGAGGACAACCACAAGTTAATATCTTGATCACCAGCAGAGAGAAAGGAGACTCACTCGACAACGAGCGTCTCTACTCTATTCTTGCAGACATCAACGGTGACAGAAGTAGAAAATTGTAGCAGAAGTGGTGTTCAGAATTCGAACGAGTTTGGGATGCTCTGGTCATGGATTTTGTCAAGCTCAGAACTAATATATTATACTAGAAGAGAGGTTATTTCAGTGAAATTTCGTTGGAAAAGATTGTCCGTGGAGACAACgccaaacaaaagaatgaagggGGTGGAAATTAGCAGTGTTGCCCTGTTCCTCTTGTTTCTTGACCGGcgataaaagaaaaatcaggcGCTTCCTCCTCACAACACCAAAAAATCTGCAAATACATTGGAAGTATCTACAGAAGTTCAAGAATCATTTGAACTTCTGCTCGATTGCTATAGTGCTTAGATTTAACAACGACAACAAAAATCGTTGGTGTGTTTTTCCTCTGTTTCAGCAGCGATTCTCTGTTCTTTCTCTGTTTCAGGAACAGGAAAAGCAATCGCTTCTTTCGCTTGGCTCCAAAGACTTCAGGGACAACTCGAGGATGATCTGCAGGAGCGTAGGATATCTCTAGATTCCTGGTAACAACTTGTATTGCCGGATTTGAGAACGCCGGCAAGGATTATCAACGTGAGCAGAGTTTGTTTTCACAGCTATgcaaggctctgataccaaaaaagggaaagaaaaacacaGAGATTTTAACATGGTTCGACTCAGAAATGAGTCTACATCCACGATCAAAATATTTCTCTCACACCTTTAATAATTTGTGTGAGAGGTTCCATTAACATTTAAAGGAATACAAGGGTCATTCGTTTCCTGATTTTTAAGATCTTGATTGACATCAATATCTTGACGATATTGTTGATTACACATCtgattttctttcctaatcTTTTGATCAACAAAAGCGGCAACAGATTTGCCGACAATAGTTTTGCCTTGAGCGTTATCTTCAATATTTCCATAGAATTATTTGGAGCCTATGGAAGCTATGAAACATATGTATGATAGAGGGCCAGAAAATTTCAATCAATGGggcaggaaaagaaaattggaaattgtGCTCTGACATCTTTGCAGCTAATATAAAGGATATGAAGGAATACCTTCAAACATGCATTACTTGGCTAAAATCAAGGATATTTTCAGCAGACTGGCTGACCAGTGTAAATGGAGAGCTAAGTGCTCAATTTGTGTATGCTAAAAGAGGATCAAAGATGTGTGTCATCTATACAATTGACGGAGGTGAATGTCATAGGAAGATTTACCCGATGGTTAGAGACCTAAGAGAGCTGGAGGTTCTAGATCTTACTCTTGAATCTTATTTAGTTAAAGACTTTGCAAATCAAAAGGGTTGGactagtagggatgtcaatataactgttttggatcggatatccgaccaaaccattctgaaaaaaaaaatcagatagggaaaaaactttaaatcaataaaattcggatttaagaaatgacatgtaactggattcagattcagatatacataaatatcctatcAGATTTtagttcagattcagatcaattttttttttaaataaatatcttatatccaatgcccttacattttgaaaataagctaAATTTGGTTCTAAATTTGGAcgtggattcagatatgaatgtaaaattcgaattaagatcaaattcagcttGTAAGATCGGATTTTAGATTCTGATTcatatgactttttttattcatattaaattctgaatatgtgaatatcccaAAATGTAGACACGATGAAGGTATATCCGATTCTATTCCAATCCATTGGCACCTTATGGACTAAGTGTTTGAAAGTGAACTTAAAAGGAAGAGGGATGTTGAGGGCAGATGTGGTGCCTATGAATAAGTGTGCTAACTTTGACAGTTTTCACAACCCTTGAAGTAAAGCATgccaaagaaaaaacttttaatttcttaataGTAAAAATTAAAGTCGTTAACATTTTAGGAGTAAACAAATTATAACTATTTACATGGTACCaagaaataaacataaaattattGACATTTTAGTGTATGTTCAATTTCAAGGCTGGACATCGGGCCCACCCATTTTAACAGCCCAGGCTCAAGCCCAACCATCATGGGTCAGGCTTAGGTAAGGCACAACCCAGTCCGATCAGCCCAAttcaaatttaacaaaaaaataaaatacttatgttttatatacaaataaaaaatatgctataaacaaataaataattatttgaCTGAGTCAAACCTAGCCCAACCCAAAACCCATTTTTACAGCACGAGCCCAACTCAGGCGGAGGGCCCAAAAGCTAAGCAGTTTGGGCCCAGTGCGGAGTCTTATTCAAATTTGCGTGCATAACATACCAAgctaaattatatatatatatatatactaaaaaaTGTGTCTGGTGTGAAGTTAATGGCTGCAGTGTCGATGagttttgaaattgttgttttaagGCTTGATTGTCTGAGCTGCTCTCGTCATATTTTTTGGAGACTTGTACACATTCATATTTCTAAAAGTTTCATAAACAAAATGTGTATTATTGAGAAATTCATAGTTCAAAAAGATTTCATCCACAGAAGAGATCCTCACACCTTGGGGATATCTTTTGTTccacataaatattttaaaatcttgGAGAGACAACAGTGCATATTAAAGGGCGCCATACTGTCGAAGGTGTCCGTCTTTTGCACCAAAATAGAACTATCTGATTGAATCAACAAAACAACAACATCGCCTCGGTCAGTTCCCCCCATCACACAGAACAGGTCCTGGTAACTCCCGCTGGCGGTGGAGCTCCAAATTTTcgtctccttcttcctccttgccttCTCCTTGAGTTTCTTAATGGATGTGCAGTAATGGGTTCTCTCTGACAATCACAAAAAATGTTTGCTGCGACGCCCTATTCCACTACTTGGCTTCGCCCCTGCACCCGTTTGGGTCGCCCGTTCCGCAGGGTCTCTCGATTAGAACCGCTCATCTCCACCTTCCCTTCCTGCAAACAGAAAGGCGGtaccccttcttcttcttcttcttcttcttcatcatcatcttcttcttcatcgaaGAAGAAAAGGACCAGTAACAATGGAGGCAGCGGTGTTAAGAGGAAGCCTCTTCCAGCTAAGACCACCGCCCTTGTTCCCGTTCCACTGGACGACAGAACCGATGACGAAGCTTCTCCTTCGAATTCAACCGATCCACGTCCCTTACATCCCCTTCCGAAGCCTCCTGCTGGCTTTATCCTTGACGCCAACGGAAGGGTCGTTATGGCCTCGTCCAGGAGGATAGTTACCATTGTATGTACCCTCCTCCTTTAGGCTTCTTCACTATATTCTCATATCTATAGATGCCAACAAGAATGCCTATTAATAATTTGTTGCCATACTCAAAATCTTGTCTTAAACACGATGTCTTGATTTGTGTTCTCCGATAGATGATATGTGTATGGTGGACCTTGTCTGTCTTCTATCCATTCCTTGTTTAAAAGTGTATTCTTGCTTTTGCAGGTTGATTCTGCAAATAATCAACCTTTAGAATGTGTTGTGAGAAGAGTCTTCTACAGCTCAAAAGGGGACGAATGTATGCTGTTGTGTCCTGTTGATACGTAGGTGAAAAACCGTTGTAATTAGTAAAAGATAATTTTCTGTCTCATGCATCTAATTGTGGTGATTTTTGTGCTTGCAGTCCAGTGCAGATACTGAAAAGCACAAATTTTGACGGCTGGGCAGCAGTATGTCCCTTTTACCATTATTTACATTGAATGAGCTTCTATCAAATGCACTTGCTTCTTTATTAGAACTTAGAAGTTCCTCTTGCTAAACTTTTCTCCCCTAACGTGCACGGGCTTTTCCCATATTTTGCAACCCAATGTAAGGTATCTGATAATTTTTCCGGATGAAGGGTCAGGTGTGCAATCACTTGTTGTGTATCCTGTTTACTGGATTATTTGGGCTGTGAAATTGCGCTAATAGCTGGACTATGtagaatttttctttcaatattagtgttataaaaaaaattctgcatCTTTGATACATTCAGTTGCTTTTAAATTTCCCCTTATTGGGCCtgtgaaaaaaaatcatttttttcaagttaacTTCatcagaaaacaagaaaaaaagaagcaacatGGATGCATTACCTTTACCAAGAGGAGGTAAAAACAACATTGGAGGcaaatgttcaaaatatttGCTTGTATGGGAATGAAAATTCCTTACTGAGGTGCCTGATAAACTAGAAGTTACTGGGATGATTATATTAAGTATGTAATGCTAGTATAGTAGTATCATATTTTGGTGTCGATGAACGTTTGacaacatatttttatttacatgtCCCGGAGGAAATATTGCACGAGGTCTATTCATCAACGTTATATCTTATATCTATGCTCACAGTTGTGCAGTACCTATGGAATACGTACTCATGTAATTATGCAGTGTGTTTTTCGAAGAATCGAGTGGGTTATTGATATGGAACTCCTTATTGCTTgagcaaatataatattatcccAAGCTCTGCTATTGCTATCCGTTCTTCCTCTTGtcttttatccttttttatgcttttggaGGGAGAAAAATCAAATGTCATACTGCACCATCCATTTCAGTAAAAGCACCAGCTGCTATGCGATTCAAAAGTTCTTTTTGAGACTGGGAGATTCCAACTGGCTTTTTTGCATTAATTATTGGTCAAGTTACAATATGTCTTATACTTCTTGATGTTCATAGAGGTAGTAGACCTTTTCAGTTGTCAACCATAAGTGGTGCAACATCATATTCCATCTTGTATGATACCTTTTGATGGAGACAGACCATTCACAGAGCACTATGCTTGTCTGGTATTGAACATGGCTGCTGCATCCAGCATAGGTGAGAACGGTATTTGTTCtattcaagaaaggaagaaaaaaaaggggacCTTCTTCCCTCTAGTTTCAGAGAGCTGGAGGCATCAGAGTGCATGAGAGATGGAAGAGATGCTTTGGTTATTTATTGTCCATTCTTCTGTTGCCGCATTGCTCTCTTGCTGTTTATGGAGTTTAGTGTATTTCAGATGTGTTTCCTTTAAAATAGTCACTTACTATTCTTTTTGGGAAATTGGATGGTTGTTTAAATGCAGTCAGTTCTTTTGCAGCTAAATGACaatgaaattgatgaaattatccctgCTGCTGCTTATGCTCTTGCCAAGATTCATATGCACCTGGTTTTGAGTGGGtaatagtttatttttgtttttatttttatttttgtttttgtttttatttttattattgagAGTTCGTTGGGTTTGTAAGTTTACTCTAAATGACATGACCTTCTTTAGCAAACATTAGTGTGTGATCTCACATGAAGACATGTCTTGGGACGTCCATTATCCAAGCTCCATTCTGCTATGCTTGTTTAGCTCTACCTCATTGACTTGGTATCAGGTGGATGAACATAGCCAAGCGTCTGAAGTGTGTCTCTTCCACTGAAACTTTAATTAGGCCAAAAATGTTCAATGCTGTATTTCTCAGAACTTTGTAAATGAGCTTGCTCTCATGATAGAGTTTATGCAATGAAAGAGCATGCCTAGGAAAAGTACTTTAGGacttttcaatgaaaatgacattttctcTTATATTCTTTTCTTATAAAGGAAAGTGTGCACcatttggttatatatatacCTCAATTTTTATGTCTTTTGTCGTTATGATTCAAAGCCAAGGTCCCTTTTACCATGAACTCATTATGTAAAGATGTTTTGGCTACTGTGGGGATGCTTCAGACATGGGGATCAAATGAGATGGATGGATGGTTAGGTTGCAATATAATAACTGAAGGATCTGGAGTTGGATCCCCGGGGGGCTGGGGGGCGGGGgtgaggggggggggggggtggtggcTGTCCCTGAGCTTGCCTGCCAAACAAAAAAGGttcatttttcaagaaataataGTCTCATCAAAATTTCTGATGTCTAATCTAATAAAAGATGTCTGTTGTGGGTATTTTTATAGTTATGGAGTTTTAGAACAGTTTGTATAATCTTGtttgatttattatttttgtatgatCAGATTTTGCTATACTGCCAGAGGAGGATTTTGTTACTCTGAGGAAGATATACTTGAATTTCGAACAGGTAATGCTTTCTTTACTACATTGGTTATAGATCTGGTCATATTTGTTGATTGTGCAAACCTACATCTAGTGTTTCAAGTCCCTAAAGGGCTGCACATGATCTAGACATTTGTATGCACCCCTTACATATTTATGGCATAAGCTAGTACTGAAAATACAACAATTGTCATCGTTTAGTATTATCTCTGTTCGGCAATTTGTTTTTGTCTCTGGCAACTGTGATCTGTCTCTCTTATGCTATTAATCCAAGTAAAATTCCCGTGTCAAATATAATGCCATTATCTATTTGGTGGAGTCTTTTATCCTTTCCCTGTCTGAACCCAGATCTGGGAAAAGCCCTGTTAGGTCCACACTGGATGTCTGGGTAATCTTAGTTGATTAGAAAACTAGCTTAATGTTTTCCTTATAGTTCATTTTATCTTGtgtgttattttttcttcatttggaaATAAAGGAAATAGGCTATCATGTAGCTGATACTGTAATCTCCCAAGAAATTCCCAAGAATGAttgtgtttgaattcttttctaAATACTTACGGCAGCACATCAAACCTGGGTCAAATCATAtccaattgttttctttttcttgttaatgTTAAGAGCCATTCTGAATATATTGGTGTCAGCATGGAAGTTTGTGCCATGTAGAGCAGCTTCCTCTTTTTCCTGGCTGAATACTACCTTTCATATAGCATCAACTAAGTGGTTCGTATCATGCAGATGATGGTGAGGAAATAGATGGACTGCCTCCAGAAGGCATAGAAATCACGTGCTTTCACCAGGTAAGCTTACTGAGAATGAGTAAACCTAGTTAACtggattttaaaaatgttgCAACTTTGCAATTTGTTTTTGGTGCTTCATGAGAGTAGAGTGGGACCgcaaattattttttaactatGAGACACAAGAGGTTACGTAACCTCTGTTTGATGCATTGCTGATATATCCTGActacataaatatatatctgctatgtgtatgtgtgtgtttaaGTTTGACGTGTGCGTTTGTAGTGGACAGTGGACAAAGATCCAACTTCTCTATGGACAGGATAAAGTAAGATCATACTTGTCTTTGTGGGAGTAGTGGAGATGTCACTTTATTTGTTGAGCATCAGTTTAACAAATCTAGTTCTGGAAAGCCTGTGCCTTGGGATGGAAAGATGAGTGGGATAAACATGTGACTTGTGAAGTTGGCTGAATTGGCATAGAATAACAGTTATGACTGAGTATTGGCATGCTGTGGAATGCCTTGCCCATTGCACTTCTAAAGCCTCGTTTTTGTGGACCGCTGCCAAACGTTGAACCTGTTCCAACATCTCAAACTCGGATTGCAGGGATCACCCAAGTACTTCCTATCAACAGATACTCGATATATCAATATTGATTGGATTAGAGACCTGTTATTGAATTGCTCAATGCAGACAAGGATTCCATTAATAAATGATCGTTGTGATTCACTGGAACAACTCGATGATTTCTTGGAAGTCGATGTCTGTTCATAGCTACTACCTTCCCACCATAGAATAGTTCGATCAAATGCTTAATTTTTGTCCTAATTGATCTTGCTTCAACATTAGAAGTATCTGAGTAGATACTGTTACTTCCTCGAACCATACTAATGTAATATTACTTGATCAGATCATTTAATTGTTTACTTCTCTTGGATTGGAAacttttccattttaaaaaagaaaagttgaccATGAGTTATTAATAAACTGACAATTGATTCTTCATGGATCGATGCCTTGAGCAGTTAATAAGGGTGGTTAGAAAATTGCAGCCTTACAAATAGGAAGTTGCCAAGGGTATACCATGAAGTTCCAAAGTTTGTACCTATGAACCATTTGCATTAATTACTACTACATCGCTCTTATTAATTAGTGTACCAACGTTTTGCTGGAACAAAAGATTCAGGATTGGACTGCTTTTAATATTGATTACTAAAAAGCCTTTTCCCAGTCTTGAATTGTCAAAACAAGAACTTTATGTGAGTAGAAGCCGTAAAGGGATAATTAGGTATTTTTCTGATAGGATATAATAGTGGTTTTCCTtctagatatcatcatctacatccagaAAGTCATATCATTTGGAAAAAGTTTCACAGTTTGGGAAGGGGTTTTTATTGACCAAAAAGAAGGATCTATTAAATGTCGTCCCTGTATGGATAGATGAAGATCTTATTGTGCAAAGACCTATTACTGGCTAATTTGTTTCATGTTCTTGGTGTGATGGCTATGGGAAATGATTTGTCCTGCATATGATGATGGATAAGCTAATTTGAATTTATCTTTGGGGGTCTTGTCATAATTAGAGGTGTCCAATGTCCAATTCAACAAGATTCCCATTTCCGTTTCCAGTAGACAGTTATCGAAGAAGAGGATTAGGTCGCAGGCTGACTGCATATTGGTTGGATAATCACAATGTTATAAAGGATATAGGTCTGAAGAGTACTCTTTAAGTTCTTAAGAAACATATTCTTCTGTATATCCTAGAGTAATTTATAATTAGTCATTGAATGATTCAAAGAAACATGACAAATTGAATGAGGtggatcaatttttttatagcCAAAGAgtgcagtatatatatatatatatatatatatatatatatatatatatatatatataagaaatacttagaaaatatatatcaacggatCTTGCAGCAGTGTTTTTAAGACACCTATGAAAAGGTTTAAATATATGGACAACTGAGCAGCCCCctagacagtcaaatataaacattagtcgaattttcatgtagaaaaacaaaaatactactaagaacaacaataaaaagaaaaaatagttcaTGCAGGAAGGTTGCCGGAGGTCGTTAGAGGTTGCCGGAAGTTGCTGGACGTCGCCGGAGGTTGCCTACAATTTTGTCAAGGCTCTGcgtttttgaaaggaaataagaaaacaaaaaaaaaccctaaattttggatgaaaatgaacTCGATCAACATTGACCGAGTCTGTTTTTGGACAGATACGGACCTGGGTATGTTGACCGTACCCAGTACCTGTTCACTTGTACCTGAGCCACACCCGACActgtacccgtatccgtgttgCACCCGACTGGTACAGGTACTCCACCAAAATTAAGGTACCTATGTTACATAGCATTTGAGATGTTGCAGAACACTGCTGCAAGAAACTCGGAATTTGATAGACATGAAGAAATGAAAGCATATGATCAGCCACAGCTCTGTGAACACAAAATAGCATGCTTTCTACATTTCTgaatatgaatatttttatttggaatGAGTTTTGAAATTATTCTAGCTTTTCACGCTTTGTAGCAGATGTGGCTTCTTACATCATGATAGGTCATTGTTGCCTAAGGCACTAGAAGTGGCCTTTAAAGGTTGTTGAATAGAATACAACTCAACCAAGTTGAGAAGTTCTCCTTTCTACTGCTCAGTTAAAACATGATTCAAGAGGTTATTTGGCACTTCCGAGGAGCTCCATTTGCCTTTGCTTCTGTTTATGCCCCTAAAATTGTTCTTTCTTGTGGACCTGTTATCCTGTTGTACTTTGGACTAGTTGTTTGCTTTGAATTTCATTCCTCTCAAACTGTAATGTTGGTCTGATTCGAATTCTGCCTTAATAATTCAGACTTATTATTTATACATTTGGTACATGAGTGTGGTTATTCTTTTATTCTGAAATTTATGGTGCAATGGTTCTTCAGTCTATTTCCCTCAGCAGATACCATCAGCTTGGGGTCTTCAGATTTTACTTACtgcattttgttcattttgttcTGCAGGACGGTGCACACTTTATGATCTACACCCCTTCTGATCCACTTCTTTTTGTTGCAGTGAAGGTATGTCAAACGTGTCTTGTGAAATGATCAATTTCGTTTTCTGGCAATAAGGAGTCGACCAGGATAAAGCCATTATTTGCCCCTTCTTAGAGTGATAAGCTCAGTAGTTTGGACTAGCTCTATACTGCCATTCCATGTGTATCACAGGTTTAATTCCAAGAGAACGATGTAAAGATTTGACTGGGTTATCCCAGGTGGGATTGTCAAGGCATGGGCTTTTGGTGCAGCTCTAACCCCTACCTTCCTGAAGACTGACATAACATGATCTAATGTGATTGGGTTCAGGCTCAGGTCTATATTCTGAACCCAAACCAGGGCCAATGTTGCGTTTGGGCCAATGTTGCTTAAGAGGTTCTATTCTTACATGTAAAATGTGGTAAATGGCTAGTTTTTTAAGATATGCATTCTCGAATCCAGGTTCTGGTGCAAAATTTTACGAGACCTGGAAGCAATTAATAAttgggttctatttttcttttccagacTCATATAAACATAT belongs to Nymphaea colorata isolate Beijing-Zhang1983 chromosome 13, ASM883128v2, whole genome shotgun sequence and includes:
- the LOC116266880 gene encoding uncharacterized protein LOC116266880; this translates as MFAATPYSTTWLRPCTRLGRPFRRVSRLEPLISTFPSCKQKGGTPSSSSSSSSSSSSSSSKKKRTSNNGGSGVKRKPLPAKTTALVPVPLDDRTDDEASPSNSTDPRPLHPLPKPPAGFILDANGRVVMASSRRIVTIVDSANNQPLECVVRRVFYSSKGDECMLLCPVDTPVQILKSTNFDGWAALNDNEIDEIIPAAAYALAKIHMHLVLSGFCYTARGGFCYSEEDILEFRTDDGEEIDGLPPEGIEITCFHQDGAHFMIYTPSDPLLFVAVKDQNGLLKIAEDELLEDPGIIGAIDEETEFNALVEEESALLESVLGER